In Paralcaligenes sp. KSB-10, the following are encoded in one genomic region:
- a CDS encoding amino acid ABC transporter permease, whose product MNYNWNWSIFWAPAPDGSGTYMYTLIKGVYWTLGVSAVAWIIALVVGVTVGVLRTSRIKWLEKICAGYVEVFRNIPLLVQLFLWYFVFPEIVPKSLGDFIKSADPTLSTYWTAVICLGLFTSTRVAEQIRAGINSLPTGQSMAGTALGLRRPQVYRYILLPITARIIMPPLTSEALNLIKNTSVAFTIGLVELTGAARSMQEFSFQIFESFAAATVLYLVINTIVVILMRYIEKWMSVPGFIGTEK is encoded by the coding sequence ATGAATTACAACTGGAACTGGTCAATTTTCTGGGCGCCGGCGCCCGATGGTTCGGGTACCTATATGTACACCTTGATCAAAGGTGTGTATTGGACCCTTGGTGTTTCCGCCGTGGCCTGGATTATTGCCCTGGTAGTGGGCGTGACCGTTGGCGTGCTGCGCACCAGCCGGATCAAGTGGTTGGAAAAGATCTGCGCGGGGTATGTCGAGGTCTTTCGCAATATTCCCTTGCTGGTACAACTTTTTTTGTGGTACTTCGTCTTTCCGGAGATTGTGCCCAAGAGCCTGGGCGATTTCATCAAATCCGCCGATCCGACGCTCAGCACATACTGGACGGCAGTGATCTGCCTGGGCCTGTTTACCTCGACCCGTGTGGCCGAACAGATCCGGGCCGGTATCAATTCCTTGCCCACAGGCCAAAGCATGGCCGGCACCGCTCTTGGTTTGCGGCGCCCCCAGGTGTACCGCTATATCCTGCTGCCCATTACGGCACGGATCATCATGCCTCCGCTTACTTCCGAGGCGCTTAATCTCATCAAGAATACGTCTGTGGCGTTCACCATAGGCTTGGTGGAATTGACCGGTGCCGCACGGTCCATGCAAGAGTTTTCGTTTCAGATCTTCGAGTCGTTTGCAGCTGCCACGGTATTGTATTTAGTCATCAATACGATCGTGGTGATCCTCATGCGCTACATTGAAAAATGGATGAGCGTACCCGGTTTCATCGGTACCGAAAAATAA
- a CDS encoding amino acid ABC transporter substrate-binding protein, with the protein MKLMPFVLAAAVTVIGMGAAHAEGRLDKIKASGEITLGYRDASIPFSYLDDHQKPIGYSMDICRNIAAAVKKDLKLASLKIKEVPVTSSTRIPLVANGTVDLSCGSATNNAERQQQVSFAPTTFVTATRFAALKSSKLKDLADFKGKTVVSVSGTSNLRWLVQANSEQKLGMKIITAKDHPEAFLTVESGRASAFFMDDILLAGLVATSHKPANWMISKTAYTIEPYGIIQPKGDPAFKAAVDTAVKTMMKDGTLDRLYAKWFTKAIPPKNINMNWPMTPELKKVIAHPTDSPDPAVYK; encoded by the coding sequence ATGAAATTAATGCCCTTCGTTTTGGCCGCCGCCGTTACCGTTATCGGAATGGGTGCCGCACACGCAGAAGGCCGTCTCGATAAAATTAAAGCGAGCGGTGAAATCACGCTTGGCTATCGCGACGCATCCATTCCATTTTCGTATCTCGACGATCATCAGAAGCCGATTGGCTATTCGATGGACATATGCCGCAATATTGCCGCCGCTGTCAAAAAAGACCTCAAACTGGCCAGCCTGAAAATCAAGGAAGTGCCTGTCACTTCGTCCACCCGGATTCCACTGGTGGCCAACGGCACGGTCGACCTTTCCTGCGGTTCCGCCACCAATAACGCCGAGCGGCAGCAGCAGGTCAGTTTCGCTCCCACCACCTTCGTGACGGCCACGCGTTTCGCGGCGCTTAAATCGTCCAAGCTCAAGGATTTGGCCGATTTCAAAGGCAAAACAGTGGTTTCCGTTTCCGGCACCAGCAATTTACGCTGGCTGGTTCAAGCCAATTCAGAGCAAAAGCTGGGCATGAAGATCATCACTGCCAAAGATCACCCTGAAGCCTTCCTCACGGTGGAAAGCGGTCGTGCCTCCGCCTTCTTCATGGATGACATCCTCCTGGCCGGCCTGGTGGCTACCTCGCACAAACCTGCCAACTGGATGATCAGCAAGACGGCATACACTATCGAGCCTTACGGCATCATCCAGCCCAAGGGCGATCCAGCTTTTAAAGCTGCTGTCGACACAGCGGTCAAGACCATGATGAAAGACGGCACTCTCGATCGCCTCTATGCCAAATGGTTCACAAAAGCCATACCGCCCAAAAATATCAATATGAACTGGCCCATGACGCCTGAGCTGAAAAAGGTCATTGCGCATCCTACCGATTCACCTGACCCTGCTGTTTACAAATAA
- a CDS encoding YaeQ family protein, producing MALRATIFKLELHIADMVRGYYNSHVLTLARHPSETEERLMLRILVFALLADEQLVFTRGLSIADEPALWQKDLTGLILNWVDLGHPDERRLLQASGKSAQVTVCCYGGSASQVWWQGVQSTVSRMPNLKVISVAPEAVRALAGLLQRTMTLHISIDEGTALVTSDRDSVPVDISVWH from the coding sequence ATGGCTCTGCGTGCTACGATTTTCAAGCTCGAGCTGCATATTGCCGATATGGTGCGCGGCTATTACAACAGCCATGTCCTGACGTTGGCGCGCCATCCTTCCGAAACCGAAGAGCGCCTGATGCTGCGAATTCTGGTTTTTGCCTTGCTCGCCGACGAGCAACTGGTATTTACCCGGGGCTTGAGCATTGCGGACGAACCGGCTCTTTGGCAGAAAGACCTGACCGGCCTGATTCTGAACTGGGTCGATCTGGGGCACCCCGATGAAAGGCGTCTATTGCAGGCCAGTGGCAAGTCGGCGCAGGTTACTGTGTGCTGCTATGGGGGCTCCGCCAGTCAGGTCTGGTGGCAGGGGGTGCAAAGCACAGTCTCGCGCATGCCCAATTTGAAAGTCATTTCAGTGGCCCCCGAAGCGGTTCGAGCCCTGGCCGGGCTCCTCCAGCGCACCATGACTCTGCACATCAGTATTGACGAGGGCACCGCGCTGGTGACGTCCGACAGGGATAGCGTTCCGGTGGACATTTCGGTCTGGCATTGA
- a CDS encoding P-II family nitrogen regulator gives MKLVAAIIKPFKLDEVREALAEMGVSGLTVTEVKGFGRQKGHTELYRGAEYVVDFLPKIRVEVVLPATMVDAAIDAIVKAAYTGKIGDGKIFVMPVEQAIRIRTGESGAEAL, from the coding sequence ATGAAACTAGTAGCGGCAATTATCAAACCTTTCAAACTTGACGAGGTGCGCGAGGCCTTGGCGGAGATGGGGGTAAGCGGCCTCACCGTGACCGAGGTAAAGGGGTTTGGGCGCCAGAAGGGCCATACCGAGCTGTATCGTGGCGCCGAATACGTGGTGGACTTTCTACCCAAAATCCGTGTCGAAGTGGTTTTGCCCGCGACCATGGTCGATGCCGCCATCGATGCGATCGTCAAGGCGGCCTATACAGGCAAGATTGGCGACGGAAAAATATTTGTCATGCCGGTGGAACAGGCGATACGCATCCGTACAGGGGAAAGCGGTGCCGAGGCACTTTGA
- the argH gene encoding argininosuccinate lyase — MSKNTPSSQQNQFANKSQAWSARFSEPVSDLVKRYTASVNFDQRLAGVDIQGSLAHADMLASIGIISADDNAAIKRGMAQILDEIAAGQFVWSLDLEDVHLNIEKRLVELIGDAGKRLHTGRSRNDQVATDIRLWVRNEIDLAVDLLRQLRRALATLALEHIGTIMPGFTHLQVAQPVTFGHHLMAYAEMFGRDAERLIDCRKRVNRLPLGAAALAGTSYPIDRELVAKILGFEEVCRNSLDAVSDRDFAIEFCAAAALIMTHISRLSEELVLWMNPRMGFIVLADRFCTGSSIMPQKKNPDVPELARGKTGRVYGHLLALLTLMKGQPLAYNKDNQEDKEGLFDSADTIRDTLTIFVDMMSGIKVRADAMRAAALQGFATATDLADYLVKKGVPFRDAHETVAHAVRACEEQGCDLADLPLEALQGFHPAIEQDIYSVLTLEGSVSARNHIGGTAPERVKIEAERILAQTSPAS; from the coding sequence ATGTCAAAAAACACGCCCTCCTCACAGCAAAATCAATTCGCCAACAAGTCGCAGGCCTGGTCTGCCCGCTTTTCCGAACCGGTTTCCGATCTGGTCAAGCGCTATACAGCCTCGGTCAATTTCGATCAACGCCTGGCCGGCGTTGACATCCAGGGGTCGCTGGCCCATGCGGACATGCTCGCCTCCATAGGCATCATCAGCGCCGACGACAACGCCGCCATCAAGCGCGGCATGGCGCAAATCCTCGATGAAATAGCCGCTGGTCAATTCGTCTGGTCGCTCGATCTTGAAGATGTTCATCTGAACATCGAAAAACGCCTGGTCGAGCTCATCGGCGATGCCGGAAAGCGCCTTCACACGGGGCGTTCGCGCAATGACCAGGTCGCCACCGATATCCGCCTCTGGGTGCGCAACGAAATCGATCTTGCCGTCGATCTGCTGCGCCAGTTGCGCCGTGCCCTGGCCACCCTGGCGCTTGAGCACATAGGCACCATCATGCCCGGGTTCACGCATTTGCAAGTCGCCCAACCGGTTACCTTCGGGCATCACCTCATGGCCTACGCCGAAATGTTCGGACGCGACGCCGAGCGCCTGATCGACTGCCGCAAGCGTGTCAACCGCCTGCCTCTGGGGGCCGCCGCCCTGGCCGGCACCTCGTACCCGATAGACCGTGAACTGGTCGCCAAAATACTCGGATTCGAGGAAGTCTGCCGCAATTCGCTCGACGCGGTCTCAGACCGTGATTTCGCCATCGAGTTCTGTGCCGCCGCCGCGCTGATCATGACGCATATATCGCGTCTGTCCGAGGAGCTTGTACTGTGGATGAACCCACGCATGGGTTTCATTGTTTTGGCGGATCGTTTCTGCACCGGCAGTTCGATCATGCCGCAAAAGAAGAATCCCGATGTGCCTGAACTGGCGCGCGGTAAAACCGGCCGTGTCTATGGCCATCTGCTCGCCCTGCTCACCCTGATGAAAGGCCAGCCTCTGGCCTACAACAAAGACAATCAGGAAGACAAGGAAGGCCTGTTCGACTCGGCCGATACCATACGCGACACCCTGACCATTTTCGTCGATATGATGAGCGGCATCAAGGTGCGTGCCGATGCAATGCGCGCGGCTGCACTGCAAGGCTTTGCAACGGCGACCGACCTGGCCGATTACCTGGTCAAAAAAGGCGTGCCATTTCGCGATGCCCATGAAACGGTTGCCCACGCGGTACGGGCCTGCGAAGAACAGGGATGCGATCTGGCCGATCTGCCGCTTGAAGCACTGCAAGGCTTTCACCCCGCCATCGAACAGGATATTTACAGCGTCCTGACTCTCGAGGGTTCGGTGTCAGCACGCAACCATATAGGCGGCACAGCACCGGAGCGCGTCAAGATCGAGGCCGAACGCATCCTGGCCCAAACCAGCCCGGCCTCTTGA